One genomic region from Phocoena sinus isolate mPhoSin1 chromosome 3, mPhoSin1.pri, whole genome shotgun sequence encodes:
- the TRIM41 gene encoding E3 ubiquitin-protein ligase TRIM41 isoform X1 — MAAVAMAPNPVQTLQEEAVCAICLDYFTDPVSIGCGHNFCRVCVTQLWGGEDEEDRDELDREEEEEDGEEEEVEAVGAGGGWDTPMRDEDYEGDMEEEVEEEEEGVFWTSGMGGSNWENMDYVWEEEDEEEDLDYYLGNVEGDLRGEDEEDEEEVLEEDEEEELDPVTPLPPPPAPRRCFTCPQCRKSFPRRSFRPNLQLANMVQVIRQMHPTPGRGSRGNEQGICPKHQEALKLFCEVDEEAICVVCRESRSHKQHSVVPLEEVVQEYKAKLQGHVEPLRKHLEAVQKMKAKEERRVTELKVVSTIPFASSQSQMKSELAAVASEFGRLTRFLAEEQAGLERRLREMHEAQLGRAGAAASRLSEQAAQLSRLLAEAQERSQQGGLRLLQDIKETFNRCEEVQLQPPEVWSPDPCQPHSHDFLTDAIVRKMSRMFCQAARVDLTLDPDTAHPALMLSPDRRGVRLAERRQEVADHSKRFSADCCVLGAQGFRSGRHYWEVEVGGRRGWAVGAARESTHHKEKVGSGGSSVGSGDASSSSRHHHRRRRLHLPQQPLLQREVWCVGTNGKRYQAQSSTEQTLLSPSEKPRRFGVYLDYEAGRLGFYNAETLAHVHTFSAAFLGERVFPFFRVLSKGTRIKLCP, encoded by the exons ATGGCTGCCGTTGCCATGGCACCCAACCCTGTGCAGACCCTTCAGGAGGAGGCGGTGTGCGCCATCTGCCTCGATTACTTCACGGACCCTGTGTCCATCGGCTGCGGGCACAACTTCTGCCGAGTGTGTGTAACccagctgtggggaggggaggatgaaGAGGACAGGGACGAGTTAGAccgggaggaagaggaggaggacggagaggaggaggaagtggaggctGTGGGGGCCGGTGGGGGGTGGGACACCCCCATGCGGGATGAAGACTATGAGGGCGACATGGAGGAGGAAGtcgaggaggaagaggagggtgtGTTCTGGACCAGTGGCATGGGCGGGTCCAACTGGGAAAACATGGACTACGTGTgggaggaggaggacgaggaggaagACCTGGACTACTACTTGGGGAACGTGGAGGGGGACCTGAGGGGGGAGGATgaggaggatgaggaggaagTGCTGGAGGAGGACGAGGAAGAGGAGCTAGATCCCGTCACCCCACTGCCCCCGCCTCCAGCCCCTCGGAGGTGCTTCACCTGCCCCCAGTGCCGCAAGAGCTTTCCCAGGCGGAGCTTCCGCCCCAACCTGCAGCTGGCTAACATGGTCCAGGTGATTCGGCAGATGCACCCAACCCCTGGTCGAGGGAGCCGTGGGAACGAGCAGGGCATTTGTCCCAAACACCAAGAAGCCCTGAAGCTCTTTTGCGAGGTGGATGAAGAAGCCATCTGTGTGGTGTGCCGAGAATCCAGGAGCCACAAACAGCACAGCGTGGTGCCATTGGAGGAGGTGGTGCAGGAGTACAAG GCCAAACTGCAGGGGCATGTGGAACCACTGAGGAAGCACTTGGAGGCTGTGCAGAAGATGAAGGCCAAGGAGGAGAGGCGGGTGACAGAGTTGAAG GTGGTATCCACCATCCCCTTTGCATCATCCCAGAGCCAGATGAAGTCAGAGCTGGCAGCTGTGGCCTCAGAATTTGGGCGGCTGACACGGTTTCTGGCCGAAGAGCAGGCAGGGCTAGAGCGGCGCCTCCGAGAGATGCACGAAGCTCAGCTGGGGCGCGCGGGAGCAGCGGCCAGCCGCCTCTCGGAGCAGGCTGCCCAGCTGAGCCGCCTGCTGGCTGAGGCCCAGGAGCGGAGCCAGCAGGGGGGCCTGCGGCTGCTCCAG GACATCAAGGAGACTTTCAATAG GTGTGAAGAGGTACAGCTGCAGCCCCCAGAAGTCTGGTCCCCTGACCCGTGTCAACCCCATAGCCATGACTTCCTGACAGACGCCATCGTGAGGAAAATGAGCCGGATGTTCTGTCAGGCTGCCCGAG tGGACCTGACGCTGGACCCTGACACGGCTCACCCGGCCCTGATGCTGTCCCCTGACCGCCGGGGGGTCCGCCTGGCAGAGCGGCGGCAGGAGGTTGCTGACCATTCCAAGCGCTTCTCGGCAGACTGCTGCgtgctgggggcccagggctTCCGCTCTGGCCGGCACTACTGGGAGGTAGAGGTGGGCGGGCGGCGGGGCTGGGCAGTGGGTGCTGCCCGTGAATCAACCCATCATAAGGAGAAGGTGGGCTCTGGGGGGTCCTCTGTGGGCAGCGGTGATGCCAGCTCCTCCTCTCGCCATCACCACCGCCGCCGCCGGCTCCACCTGCCCCAGCAGCCCCTGCTCCAGCGGGAAGTGTGGTGTGTGGGCACCAATGGCAAACGCTACCAGGCACAGAGCTCAACGGAGCAGACACTGCTGAGCCCAAGTGAGAAACCAAGGCGCTTTGGTGTGTACCTGGACTATGAGGCCGGGCGCCTGGGCTTCTACAATGCAGAGACTCTGGCTCACGTGCACACCTTTTCGGCTGCCTTCCTGGGCGAGCGTGTCTTCCCTTTCTTCCGGGTGCTCTCCAAGGGTACCCGTATCAAGCTCTGCCCTTGA
- the TRIM41 gene encoding E3 ubiquitin-protein ligase TRIM41 isoform X5 has translation MAAVAMAPNPVQTLQEEAVCAICLDYFTDPVSIGCGHNFCRVCVTQLWGGEDEEDRDELDREEEEEDGEEEEVEAVGAGGGWDTPMRDEDYEGDMEEEVEEEEEGVFWTSGMGGSNWENMDYVWEEEDEEEDLDYYLGNVEGDLRGEDEEDEEEVLEEDEEEELDPVTPLPPPPAPRRCFTCPQCRKSFPRRSFRPNLQLANMVQVIRQMHPTPGRGSRGNEQGICPKHQEALKLFCEVDEEAICVVCRESRSHKQHSVVPLEEVVQEYKAKLQGHVEPLRKHLEAVQKMKAKEERRVTELKVVSTIPFASSQSQMKSELAAVASEFGRLTRFLAEEQAGLERRLREMHEAQLGRAGAAASRLSEQAAQLSRLLAEAQERSQQGGLRLLQDIKETFNRCEEVQLQPPEVWSPDPCQPHSHDFLTDAIVRKMSRMFCQAARVDLTLDPDTAHPALMLSPDRRGVRLAERRQEVADHSKRFSADCCVLGAQGFRSGRHYWEVCMGP, from the exons ATGGCTGCCGTTGCCATGGCACCCAACCCTGTGCAGACCCTTCAGGAGGAGGCGGTGTGCGCCATCTGCCTCGATTACTTCACGGACCCTGTGTCCATCGGCTGCGGGCACAACTTCTGCCGAGTGTGTGTAACccagctgtggggaggggaggatgaaGAGGACAGGGACGAGTTAGAccgggaggaagaggaggaggacggagaggaggaggaagtggaggctGTGGGGGCCGGTGGGGGGTGGGACACCCCCATGCGGGATGAAGACTATGAGGGCGACATGGAGGAGGAAGtcgaggaggaagaggagggtgtGTTCTGGACCAGTGGCATGGGCGGGTCCAACTGGGAAAACATGGACTACGTGTgggaggaggaggacgaggaggaagACCTGGACTACTACTTGGGGAACGTGGAGGGGGACCTGAGGGGGGAGGATgaggaggatgaggaggaagTGCTGGAGGAGGACGAGGAAGAGGAGCTAGATCCCGTCACCCCACTGCCCCCGCCTCCAGCCCCTCGGAGGTGCTTCACCTGCCCCCAGTGCCGCAAGAGCTTTCCCAGGCGGAGCTTCCGCCCCAACCTGCAGCTGGCTAACATGGTCCAGGTGATTCGGCAGATGCACCCAACCCCTGGTCGAGGGAGCCGTGGGAACGAGCAGGGCATTTGTCCCAAACACCAAGAAGCCCTGAAGCTCTTTTGCGAGGTGGATGAAGAAGCCATCTGTGTGGTGTGCCGAGAATCCAGGAGCCACAAACAGCACAGCGTGGTGCCATTGGAGGAGGTGGTGCAGGAGTACAAG GCCAAACTGCAGGGGCATGTGGAACCACTGAGGAAGCACTTGGAGGCTGTGCAGAAGATGAAGGCCAAGGAGGAGAGGCGGGTGACAGAGTTGAAG GTGGTATCCACCATCCCCTTTGCATCATCCCAGAGCCAGATGAAGTCAGAGCTGGCAGCTGTGGCCTCAGAATTTGGGCGGCTGACACGGTTTCTGGCCGAAGAGCAGGCAGGGCTAGAGCGGCGCCTCCGAGAGATGCACGAAGCTCAGCTGGGGCGCGCGGGAGCAGCGGCCAGCCGCCTCTCGGAGCAGGCTGCCCAGCTGAGCCGCCTGCTGGCTGAGGCCCAGGAGCGGAGCCAGCAGGGGGGCCTGCGGCTGCTCCAG GACATCAAGGAGACTTTCAATAG GTGTGAAGAGGTACAGCTGCAGCCCCCAGAAGTCTGGTCCCCTGACCCGTGTCAACCCCATAGCCATGACTTCCTGACAGACGCCATCGTGAGGAAAATGAGCCGGATGTTCTGTCAGGCTGCCCGAG tGGACCTGACGCTGGACCCTGACACGGCTCACCCGGCCCTGATGCTGTCCCCTGACCGCCGGGGGGTCCGCCTGGCAGAGCGGCGGCAGGAGGTTGCTGACCATTCCAAGCGCTTCTCGGCAGACTGCTGCgtgctgggggcccagggctTCCGCTCTGGCCGGCACTACTGGGAG GTCTGCATGGGTCCCTGA
- the TRIM41 gene encoding E3 ubiquitin-protein ligase TRIM41 isoform X4 produces MAAVAMAPNPVQTLQEEAVCAICLDYFTDPVSIGCGHNFCRVCVTQLWGGEDEEDRDELDREEEEEDGEEEEVEAVGAGGGWDTPMRDEDYEGDMEEEVEEEEEGVFWTSGMGGSNWENMDYVWEEEDEEEDLDYYLGNVEGDLRGEDEEDEEEVLEEDEEEELDPVTPLPPPPAPRRCFTCPQCRKSFPRRSFRPNLQLANMVQVIRQMHPTPGRGSRGNEQGICPKHQEALKLFCEVDEEAICVVCRESRSHKQHSVVPLEEVVQEYKAKLQGHVEPLRKHLEAVQKMKAKEERRVTELKVVSTIPFASSQSQMKSELAAVASEFGRLTRFLAEEQAGLERRLREMHEAQLGRAGAAASRLSEQAAQLSRLLAEAQERSQQGGLRLLQDIKETFNRCEEVQLQPPEVWSPDPCQPHSHDFLTDAIVRKMSRMFCQAARVDLTLDPDTAHPALMLSPDRRGVRLAERRQEVADHSKRFSADCCVLGAQGFRSGRHYWSAWVPDENSCLVFSPSLRPGI; encoded by the exons ATGGCTGCCGTTGCCATGGCACCCAACCCTGTGCAGACCCTTCAGGAGGAGGCGGTGTGCGCCATCTGCCTCGATTACTTCACGGACCCTGTGTCCATCGGCTGCGGGCACAACTTCTGCCGAGTGTGTGTAACccagctgtggggaggggaggatgaaGAGGACAGGGACGAGTTAGAccgggaggaagaggaggaggacggagaggaggaggaagtggaggctGTGGGGGCCGGTGGGGGGTGGGACACCCCCATGCGGGATGAAGACTATGAGGGCGACATGGAGGAGGAAGtcgaggaggaagaggagggtgtGTTCTGGACCAGTGGCATGGGCGGGTCCAACTGGGAAAACATGGACTACGTGTgggaggaggaggacgaggaggaagACCTGGACTACTACTTGGGGAACGTGGAGGGGGACCTGAGGGGGGAGGATgaggaggatgaggaggaagTGCTGGAGGAGGACGAGGAAGAGGAGCTAGATCCCGTCACCCCACTGCCCCCGCCTCCAGCCCCTCGGAGGTGCTTCACCTGCCCCCAGTGCCGCAAGAGCTTTCCCAGGCGGAGCTTCCGCCCCAACCTGCAGCTGGCTAACATGGTCCAGGTGATTCGGCAGATGCACCCAACCCCTGGTCGAGGGAGCCGTGGGAACGAGCAGGGCATTTGTCCCAAACACCAAGAAGCCCTGAAGCTCTTTTGCGAGGTGGATGAAGAAGCCATCTGTGTGGTGTGCCGAGAATCCAGGAGCCACAAACAGCACAGCGTGGTGCCATTGGAGGAGGTGGTGCAGGAGTACAAG GCCAAACTGCAGGGGCATGTGGAACCACTGAGGAAGCACTTGGAGGCTGTGCAGAAGATGAAGGCCAAGGAGGAGAGGCGGGTGACAGAGTTGAAG GTGGTATCCACCATCCCCTTTGCATCATCCCAGAGCCAGATGAAGTCAGAGCTGGCAGCTGTGGCCTCAGAATTTGGGCGGCTGACACGGTTTCTGGCCGAAGAGCAGGCAGGGCTAGAGCGGCGCCTCCGAGAGATGCACGAAGCTCAGCTGGGGCGCGCGGGAGCAGCGGCCAGCCGCCTCTCGGAGCAGGCTGCCCAGCTGAGCCGCCTGCTGGCTGAGGCCCAGGAGCGGAGCCAGCAGGGGGGCCTGCGGCTGCTCCAG GACATCAAGGAGACTTTCAATAG GTGTGAAGAGGTACAGCTGCAGCCCCCAGAAGTCTGGTCCCCTGACCCGTGTCAACCCCATAGCCATGACTTCCTGACAGACGCCATCGTGAGGAAAATGAGCCGGATGTTCTGTCAGGCTGCCCGAG tGGACCTGACGCTGGACCCTGACACGGCTCACCCGGCCCTGATGCTGTCCCCTGACCGCCGGGGGGTCCGCCTGGCAGAGCGGCGGCAGGAGGTTGCTGACCATTCCAAGCGCTTCTCGGCAGACTGCTGCgtgctgggggcccagggctTCCGCTCTGGCCGGCACTACTG GTCTGCATGGGTCCCTGATGAGAACAGTTGCCtggtcttctctccctccctccgcccAGGGATCTGA
- the TRIM41 gene encoding E3 ubiquitin-protein ligase TRIM41 isoform X7 yields the protein MAAVAMAPNPVQTLQEEAVCAICLDYFTDPVSIGCGHNFCRVCVTQLWGGEDEEDRDELDREEEEEDGEEEEVEAVGAGGGWDTPMRDEDYEGDMEEEVEEEEEGVFWTSGMGGSNWENMDYVWEEEDEEEDLDYYLGNVEGDLRGEDEEDEEEVLEEDEEEELDPVTPLPPPPAPRRCFTCPQCRKSFPRRSFRPNLQLANMVQVIRQMHPTPGRGSRGNEQGICPKHQEALKLFCEVDEEAICVVCRESRSHKQHSVVPLEEVVQEYKAKLQGHVEPLRKHLEAVQKMKAKEERRVTELKV from the exons ATGGCTGCCGTTGCCATGGCACCCAACCCTGTGCAGACCCTTCAGGAGGAGGCGGTGTGCGCCATCTGCCTCGATTACTTCACGGACCCTGTGTCCATCGGCTGCGGGCACAACTTCTGCCGAGTGTGTGTAACccagctgtggggaggggaggatgaaGAGGACAGGGACGAGTTAGAccgggaggaagaggaggaggacggagaggaggaggaagtggaggctGTGGGGGCCGGTGGGGGGTGGGACACCCCCATGCGGGATGAAGACTATGAGGGCGACATGGAGGAGGAAGtcgaggaggaagaggagggtgtGTTCTGGACCAGTGGCATGGGCGGGTCCAACTGGGAAAACATGGACTACGTGTgggaggaggaggacgaggaggaagACCTGGACTACTACTTGGGGAACGTGGAGGGGGACCTGAGGGGGGAGGATgaggaggatgaggaggaagTGCTGGAGGAGGACGAGGAAGAGGAGCTAGATCCCGTCACCCCACTGCCCCCGCCTCCAGCCCCTCGGAGGTGCTTCACCTGCCCCCAGTGCCGCAAGAGCTTTCCCAGGCGGAGCTTCCGCCCCAACCTGCAGCTGGCTAACATGGTCCAGGTGATTCGGCAGATGCACCCAACCCCTGGTCGAGGGAGCCGTGGGAACGAGCAGGGCATTTGTCCCAAACACCAAGAAGCCCTGAAGCTCTTTTGCGAGGTGGATGAAGAAGCCATCTGTGTGGTGTGCCGAGAATCCAGGAGCCACAAACAGCACAGCGTGGTGCCATTGGAGGAGGTGGTGCAGGAGTACAAG GCCAAACTGCAGGGGCATGTGGAACCACTGAGGAAGCACTTGGAGGCTGTGCAGAAGATGAAGGCCAAGGAGGAGAGGCGGGTGACAGAGTTGAAG GTGTGA
- the TRIM41 gene encoding E3 ubiquitin-protein ligase TRIM41 isoform X2 translates to MAAVAMAPNPVQTLQEEAVCAICLDYFTDPVSIGCGHNFCRVCVTQLWGGEDEEDRDELDREEEEEDGEEEEVEAVGAGGGWDTPMRDEDYEGDMEEEVEEEEEGVFWTSGMGGSNWENMDYVWEEEDEEEDLDYYLGNVEGDLRGEDEEDEEEVLEEDEEEELDPVTPLPPPPAPRRCFTCPQCRKSFPRRSFRPNLQLANMVQVIRQMHPTPGRGSRGNEQGICPKHQEALKLFCEVDEEAICVVCRESRSHKQHSVVPLEEVVQEYKAKLQGHVEPLRKHLEAVQKMKAKEERRVTELKSQMKSELAAVASEFGRLTRFLAEEQAGLERRLREMHEAQLGRAGAAASRLSEQAAQLSRLLAEAQERSQQGGLRLLQDIKETFNRCEEVQLQPPEVWSPDPCQPHSHDFLTDAIVRKMSRMFCQAARVDLTLDPDTAHPALMLSPDRRGVRLAERRQEVADHSKRFSADCCVLGAQGFRSGRHYWEVEVGGRRGWAVGAARESTHHKEKVGSGGSSVGSGDASSSSRHHHRRRRLHLPQQPLLQREVWCVGTNGKRYQAQSSTEQTLLSPSEKPRRFGVYLDYEAGRLGFYNAETLAHVHTFSAAFLGERVFPFFRVLSKGTRIKLCP, encoded by the exons ATGGCTGCCGTTGCCATGGCACCCAACCCTGTGCAGACCCTTCAGGAGGAGGCGGTGTGCGCCATCTGCCTCGATTACTTCACGGACCCTGTGTCCATCGGCTGCGGGCACAACTTCTGCCGAGTGTGTGTAACccagctgtggggaggggaggatgaaGAGGACAGGGACGAGTTAGAccgggaggaagaggaggaggacggagaggaggaggaagtggaggctGTGGGGGCCGGTGGGGGGTGGGACACCCCCATGCGGGATGAAGACTATGAGGGCGACATGGAGGAGGAAGtcgaggaggaagaggagggtgtGTTCTGGACCAGTGGCATGGGCGGGTCCAACTGGGAAAACATGGACTACGTGTgggaggaggaggacgaggaggaagACCTGGACTACTACTTGGGGAACGTGGAGGGGGACCTGAGGGGGGAGGATgaggaggatgaggaggaagTGCTGGAGGAGGACGAGGAAGAGGAGCTAGATCCCGTCACCCCACTGCCCCCGCCTCCAGCCCCTCGGAGGTGCTTCACCTGCCCCCAGTGCCGCAAGAGCTTTCCCAGGCGGAGCTTCCGCCCCAACCTGCAGCTGGCTAACATGGTCCAGGTGATTCGGCAGATGCACCCAACCCCTGGTCGAGGGAGCCGTGGGAACGAGCAGGGCATTTGTCCCAAACACCAAGAAGCCCTGAAGCTCTTTTGCGAGGTGGATGAAGAAGCCATCTGTGTGGTGTGCCGAGAATCCAGGAGCCACAAACAGCACAGCGTGGTGCCATTGGAGGAGGTGGTGCAGGAGTACAAG GCCAAACTGCAGGGGCATGTGGAACCACTGAGGAAGCACTTGGAGGCTGTGCAGAAGATGAAGGCCAAGGAGGAGAGGCGGGTGACAGAGTTGAAG AGCCAGATGAAGTCAGAGCTGGCAGCTGTGGCCTCAGAATTTGGGCGGCTGACACGGTTTCTGGCCGAAGAGCAGGCAGGGCTAGAGCGGCGCCTCCGAGAGATGCACGAAGCTCAGCTGGGGCGCGCGGGAGCAGCGGCCAGCCGCCTCTCGGAGCAGGCTGCCCAGCTGAGCCGCCTGCTGGCTGAGGCCCAGGAGCGGAGCCAGCAGGGGGGCCTGCGGCTGCTCCAG GACATCAAGGAGACTTTCAATAG GTGTGAAGAGGTACAGCTGCAGCCCCCAGAAGTCTGGTCCCCTGACCCGTGTCAACCCCATAGCCATGACTTCCTGACAGACGCCATCGTGAGGAAAATGAGCCGGATGTTCTGTCAGGCTGCCCGAG tGGACCTGACGCTGGACCCTGACACGGCTCACCCGGCCCTGATGCTGTCCCCTGACCGCCGGGGGGTCCGCCTGGCAGAGCGGCGGCAGGAGGTTGCTGACCATTCCAAGCGCTTCTCGGCAGACTGCTGCgtgctgggggcccagggctTCCGCTCTGGCCGGCACTACTGGGAGGTAGAGGTGGGCGGGCGGCGGGGCTGGGCAGTGGGTGCTGCCCGTGAATCAACCCATCATAAGGAGAAGGTGGGCTCTGGGGGGTCCTCTGTGGGCAGCGGTGATGCCAGCTCCTCCTCTCGCCATCACCACCGCCGCCGCCGGCTCCACCTGCCCCAGCAGCCCCTGCTCCAGCGGGAAGTGTGGTGTGTGGGCACCAATGGCAAACGCTACCAGGCACAGAGCTCAACGGAGCAGACACTGCTGAGCCCAAGTGAGAAACCAAGGCGCTTTGGTGTGTACCTGGACTATGAGGCCGGGCGCCTGGGCTTCTACAATGCAGAGACTCTGGCTCACGTGCACACCTTTTCGGCTGCCTTCCTGGGCGAGCGTGTCTTCCCTTTCTTCCGGGTGCTCTCCAAGGGTACCCGTATCAAGCTCTGCCCTTGA
- the TRIM41 gene encoding E3 ubiquitin-protein ligase TRIM41 isoform X6 has product MAAVAMAPNPVQTLQEEAVCAICLDYFTDPVSIGCGHNFCRVCVTQLWGGEDEEDRDELDREEEEEDGEEEEVEAVGAGGGWDTPMRDEDYEGDMEEEVEEEEEGVFWTSGMGGSNWENMDYVWEEEDEEEDLDYYLGNVEGDLRGEDEEDEEEVLEEDEEEELDPVTPLPPPPAPRRCFTCPQCRKSFPRRSFRPNLQLANMVQVIRQMHPTPGRGSRGNEQGICPKHQEALKLFCEVDEEAICVVCRESRSHKQHSVVPLEEVVQEYKAKLQGHVEPLRKHLEAVQKMKAKEERRVTELKVVSTIPFASSQSQMKSELAAVASEFGRLTRFLAEEQAGLERRLREMHEAQLGRAGAAASRLSEQAAQLSRLLAEAQERSQQGGLRLLQV; this is encoded by the exons ATGGCTGCCGTTGCCATGGCACCCAACCCTGTGCAGACCCTTCAGGAGGAGGCGGTGTGCGCCATCTGCCTCGATTACTTCACGGACCCTGTGTCCATCGGCTGCGGGCACAACTTCTGCCGAGTGTGTGTAACccagctgtggggaggggaggatgaaGAGGACAGGGACGAGTTAGAccgggaggaagaggaggaggacggagaggaggaggaagtggaggctGTGGGGGCCGGTGGGGGGTGGGACACCCCCATGCGGGATGAAGACTATGAGGGCGACATGGAGGAGGAAGtcgaggaggaagaggagggtgtGTTCTGGACCAGTGGCATGGGCGGGTCCAACTGGGAAAACATGGACTACGTGTgggaggaggaggacgaggaggaagACCTGGACTACTACTTGGGGAACGTGGAGGGGGACCTGAGGGGGGAGGATgaggaggatgaggaggaagTGCTGGAGGAGGACGAGGAAGAGGAGCTAGATCCCGTCACCCCACTGCCCCCGCCTCCAGCCCCTCGGAGGTGCTTCACCTGCCCCCAGTGCCGCAAGAGCTTTCCCAGGCGGAGCTTCCGCCCCAACCTGCAGCTGGCTAACATGGTCCAGGTGATTCGGCAGATGCACCCAACCCCTGGTCGAGGGAGCCGTGGGAACGAGCAGGGCATTTGTCCCAAACACCAAGAAGCCCTGAAGCTCTTTTGCGAGGTGGATGAAGAAGCCATCTGTGTGGTGTGCCGAGAATCCAGGAGCCACAAACAGCACAGCGTGGTGCCATTGGAGGAGGTGGTGCAGGAGTACAAG GCCAAACTGCAGGGGCATGTGGAACCACTGAGGAAGCACTTGGAGGCTGTGCAGAAGATGAAGGCCAAGGAGGAGAGGCGGGTGACAGAGTTGAAG GTGGTATCCACCATCCCCTTTGCATCATCCCAGAGCCAGATGAAGTCAGAGCTGGCAGCTGTGGCCTCAGAATTTGGGCGGCTGACACGGTTTCTGGCCGAAGAGCAGGCAGGGCTAGAGCGGCGCCTCCGAGAGATGCACGAAGCTCAGCTGGGGCGCGCGGGAGCAGCGGCCAGCCGCCTCTCGGAGCAGGCTGCCCAGCTGAGCCGCCTGCTGGCTGAGGCCCAGGAGCGGAGCCAGCAGGGGGGCCTGCGGCTGCTCCAG GTGTGA
- the TRIM41 gene encoding E3 ubiquitin-protein ligase TRIM41 isoform X3, translating to MAAVAMAPNPVQTLQEEAVCAICLDYFTDPVSIGCGHNFCRVCVTQLWGGEDEEDRDELDREEEEEDGEEEEVEAVGAGGGWDTPMRDEDYEGDMEEEVEEEEEGVFWTSGMGGSNWENMDYVWEEEDEEEDLDYYLGNVEGDLRGEDEEDEEEVLEEDEEEELDPVTPLPPPPAPRRCFTCPQCRKSFPRRSFRPNLQLANMVQVIRQMHPTPGRGSRGNEQGICPKHQEALKLFCEVDEEAICVVCRESRSHKQHSVVPLEEVVQEYKAKLQGHVEPLRKHLEAVQKMKAKEERRVTELKDIKETFNRCEEVQLQPPEVWSPDPCQPHSHDFLTDAIVRKMSRMFCQAARVDLTLDPDTAHPALMLSPDRRGVRLAERRQEVADHSKRFSADCCVLGAQGFRSGRHYWEVEVGGRRGWAVGAARESTHHKEKVGSGGSSVGSGDASSSSRHHHRRRRLHLPQQPLLQREVWCVGTNGKRYQAQSSTEQTLLSPSEKPRRFGVYLDYEAGRLGFYNAETLAHVHTFSAAFLGERVFPFFRVLSKGTRIKLCP from the exons ATGGCTGCCGTTGCCATGGCACCCAACCCTGTGCAGACCCTTCAGGAGGAGGCGGTGTGCGCCATCTGCCTCGATTACTTCACGGACCCTGTGTCCATCGGCTGCGGGCACAACTTCTGCCGAGTGTGTGTAACccagctgtggggaggggaggatgaaGAGGACAGGGACGAGTTAGAccgggaggaagaggaggaggacggagaggaggaggaagtggaggctGTGGGGGCCGGTGGGGGGTGGGACACCCCCATGCGGGATGAAGACTATGAGGGCGACATGGAGGAGGAAGtcgaggaggaagaggagggtgtGTTCTGGACCAGTGGCATGGGCGGGTCCAACTGGGAAAACATGGACTACGTGTgggaggaggaggacgaggaggaagACCTGGACTACTACTTGGGGAACGTGGAGGGGGACCTGAGGGGGGAGGATgaggaggatgaggaggaagTGCTGGAGGAGGACGAGGAAGAGGAGCTAGATCCCGTCACCCCACTGCCCCCGCCTCCAGCCCCTCGGAGGTGCTTCACCTGCCCCCAGTGCCGCAAGAGCTTTCCCAGGCGGAGCTTCCGCCCCAACCTGCAGCTGGCTAACATGGTCCAGGTGATTCGGCAGATGCACCCAACCCCTGGTCGAGGGAGCCGTGGGAACGAGCAGGGCATTTGTCCCAAACACCAAGAAGCCCTGAAGCTCTTTTGCGAGGTGGATGAAGAAGCCATCTGTGTGGTGTGCCGAGAATCCAGGAGCCACAAACAGCACAGCGTGGTGCCATTGGAGGAGGTGGTGCAGGAGTACAAG GCCAAACTGCAGGGGCATGTGGAACCACTGAGGAAGCACTTGGAGGCTGTGCAGAAGATGAAGGCCAAGGAGGAGAGGCGGGTGACAGAGTTGAAG GACATCAAGGAGACTTTCAATAG GTGTGAAGAGGTACAGCTGCAGCCCCCAGAAGTCTGGTCCCCTGACCCGTGTCAACCCCATAGCCATGACTTCCTGACAGACGCCATCGTGAGGAAAATGAGCCGGATGTTCTGTCAGGCTGCCCGAG tGGACCTGACGCTGGACCCTGACACGGCTCACCCGGCCCTGATGCTGTCCCCTGACCGCCGGGGGGTCCGCCTGGCAGAGCGGCGGCAGGAGGTTGCTGACCATTCCAAGCGCTTCTCGGCAGACTGCTGCgtgctgggggcccagggctTCCGCTCTGGCCGGCACTACTGGGAGGTAGAGGTGGGCGGGCGGCGGGGCTGGGCAGTGGGTGCTGCCCGTGAATCAACCCATCATAAGGAGAAGGTGGGCTCTGGGGGGTCCTCTGTGGGCAGCGGTGATGCCAGCTCCTCCTCTCGCCATCACCACCGCCGCCGCCGGCTCCACCTGCCCCAGCAGCCCCTGCTCCAGCGGGAAGTGTGGTGTGTGGGCACCAATGGCAAACGCTACCAGGCACAGAGCTCAACGGAGCAGACACTGCTGAGCCCAAGTGAGAAACCAAGGCGCTTTGGTGTGTACCTGGACTATGAGGCCGGGCGCCTGGGCTTCTACAATGCAGAGACTCTGGCTCACGTGCACACCTTTTCGGCTGCCTTCCTGGGCGAGCGTGTCTTCCCTTTCTTCCGGGTGCTCTCCAAGGGTACCCGTATCAAGCTCTGCCCTTGA